From the genome of Nocardia mangyaensis:
TCGCGGTGCCCATCGTCCCGGTGGCGGCGGTGGTGACGACCGTCGAGCCGAGCGGCAGCTGTGCGCATTTCAAGATCCGCACGACATTCGCCAGGTCGTGCACCTTGGCGGCGACGTCGAAGCTGACGTTGCCCGGGAGCTGGTCGATCAGCCAGTGCGGTACCCGGATGTATTCGGCGAGGCCACCGTCGTGGTAGCGCTCGTAGAGCGGCATCGGCATCGTGCCGAAGCCCGCGTGCCCGATCATCGCCTGCTGGGGGCACATCATGTCGCGGTCGGTGCGGCAGTAGTCGCAGTTGCGGCAGTTGAGGTTGGGGTGCACCCGCACCCGATCGCCAACCTCCAGGTCGGCGACCTGCTCGCCCACCGCGGCTACTGTGCCTGCGGCTTCGTGCCCGAGTGTCGTCGGAAGATGTTTGAAGGCGCCCATTTTCAGCAGGGCGATCATGCCGGGTGCCAGCCCGGCGGAGACGACCTTGACCACGACGTCGAGTGGTCCTGGCTGCGGAATCGGGATCTGTTCGAGGGTCAGGGTGTGCGCGCCTTCGGT
Proteins encoded in this window:
- a CDS encoding alcohol dehydrogenase catalytic domain-containing protein, which codes for MTMLAARATEGAHTLTLEQIPIPQPGPLDVVVKVVSAGLAPGMIALLKMGAFKHLPTTLGHEAAGTVAAVGEQVADLEVGDRVRVHPNLNCRNCDYCRTDRDMMCPQQAMIGHAGFGTMPMPLYERYHDGGLAEYIRVPHWLIDQLPGNVSFDVAAKVHDLANVVRILKCAQLPLGSTVVTTAATGTMGTATIKLAEHFGIARLLLVGRSAERLAAVTPLAGNVAVDTIALDELPTDWESTGGLTRRLRELAPAGVHAVADYIPAGAATSQAMAALRTGGTIAHMGGNTTPLSLPPLALMVNCWRFVGTRACTRSDAEQVLALLGSGALNVDELITQRFPLADADTAVDAMVNRKEPMWMTVVNP